From Ailuropoda melanoleuca isolate Jingjing chromosome 8, ASM200744v2, whole genome shotgun sequence, a single genomic window includes:
- the UBAP2L gene encoding ubiquitin-associated protein 2-like isoform X15 has translation MMTSVGTNRARGNWEQPQNQNQTQHKQRPQATAEQIRLAQMISDHNDADFEEKVKQLIDITGKNQDECVIALHDCNGDVNRAINVLLEGNPDTHSWEMVGKKKGVSGQKDGGQTESNEEGKENRDRDRDYSRRRGGPPRRGRGASRGRECMHGALTKPAVVRGQENGLDGTKSGGPSGRGTERGRRGRGRGRGGSGRRGGRFSAQGMGTFNPADYAEPANTDDNYGNNSGNTWNNTGHFEPDDGTSAWRTATEEWGTEDWNEDLSETKIFTASNVSSVPLPAENVTITAGQRIDLAVLLGKTPSSVENDSSNLDPSQAPSLAQPLVFSNSKQSAITQPTSGNTFSHHSMVSMLGKGFGDVGEAKGGSTTGSQFLEQFKTAQALAQLAAQHSQSGTTTTSSWDMGSASQSPSLVQYDLKNPNDSTVHSPFTKRQAFTPSSTMMEVFLQEKPPAVVTSTAAPPPPSSPLPSKSTSAPQMSPGSSDNQSSSPQPAQQKLKQQKKKASLTSKIPALAVEMPGSADISGLNLQFGALQFGSEPVLSDYESTPTTSASSSQAPSSLYTSTASESSSTISSNQSQESGYQSGPIQSTTYTSQNNAQGPLYEQRSTQTRRYPSSISSSPQKDLTQAKNGFSSVQATQLQTTQSVEGATGAAVKSDSPSTSGIPPLSETVSAASLLTTASQHSSSLGGLSHGEESPNATTTQHSSTLSTQQNTLSSSTSSGRTSTSTLLHTSVDSEANLHSSSSTFSTTSSTVSAPPPVVSVSSSLSSGSSLGLSLSSNSTVTASTRSSVATTSGKAPPNLPPGVPPLLPNPYIMAPGLLHAYPPQVYGYDDLQMLQTRFPLDYYSIPFPTPTTPLTGRDGSLASNPYSGDLTKFGRGDASSPAPATTLAQPQQNQTQTHHTTQQTFLNPALPPGYSYTSLPYYTGVPGLPSTFQYGPAVFPVAPTSSKQHGVNVSVNASATPFQQPSGYGSHGYNTGRKYPPPYKHFWTAES, from the exons ATGATGACATCGGTGGGCACTAACCGAGCCCGGGGAAACTGGGAACAAcctcaaaaccaaaaccagacacaGCACAAGCAGCGGCCACAG GCCACTGCAGAACAAATTCGACTTGCACAGATGATTTCAGACCATAATGATGCTGACTTTGAGGAAAAGGTGAAACAA ttgatTGATATCACAGGCAAGAACCAGGATGAATGTGTCATTGCTTTGCATGACTGCAATGGAGATGTCAACAGAGCCATCAATGTCCTACTGGAAGGAAACCCAGATACG CATTCGTGGGAGATGGTCGGGAAGAAGAAGGGAGTCTCAGGACAGAAGGATGGTGGCCAAACGGAATCCAACGAGGAAGGCAAAGAAAATCGAGACCGTGACAGAGACTATAGTCGGCGACGTGGTGGGCCACCAAGACGAGGGAGAGGTGCCAGCCGTGGACGAGAGTGTATGCATGGGGCTTTAACAAAACCAGCTGTGG ttcgGGGTCAGGAAAATGGATTAGATGGTACCAAGAGTGGTGGGCCTTctggaagaggcacagaaagaggcagaagaggaCGTGGCCGAGGCAGAG gTGGCTCTGGTAGACGAGGAGGAAGGTTTTCTGCTCAAGGAATGGG aacctTTAACCCAGCTGATTATGCAGAGCCGGCCAATACTGATGATAACTATGGCAATAATAGCGGCAATACGTGGAACAACACTGGCCACTTCGAACCAGATGATGGGACGA GTGCATGGAGGACTGCAACAGAGGAGTGGGGAACTGAAGATTGGAATGAAGAT CTTTCTGAGACCAAGATCTTCACTGCCTCTAATGTGTCTTCAGTACCTCTGCCTGCGGAGAATGTGACAATCACTGCTGGTCAGAG AATTGACCTTGCTGTTTTGTTGGGGAAGACTCCATCTTCCGTGGAGAATGATTCATCTAATCTGGATCCATCTCAGGCTCCTTCTCTTGCCCAGCCTCTGGTATTCAGTAATTCGAAGCAGAGTGCCATAACACAGCCTACTTCTGGAAACACGTTTTCTCATCACAGTATG GTGAGCATGTTAGGGAAAGGATTTGGTGATGTCGGCGAAGCCAAAGGTGGCAGCACCACGGGCTCGCAGTTCTTGGAGCAGTTCAAGACTGCTCAGGCCCTGGCCCAGTTGGCGGCACAGCATTCTCAGTCTGgaaccaccaccacctcctcttgGGACATGGGCTCCGCCTCACAATCCCCATCGCTGGTGCAGTACG ATTTGAAAAACCCAAATGATTCAACAGTACACAGCCCCTTTACCAAACGCCAGGCTTTCACCCCATCTTCAACCATGATGGAAGTATTCCTTCAGGAGAAGCCACCCGCAGTGGTTACCTCCACAGCCGCACCTCCACccccctcttctcctctgccAAGCAAATCCACCTCGGCCCCACAGATGTCTCCTGGGTCTTCAGACAACCAGTCCTCTAGCCCTCAGCCGGCTCAGCAAAAATTGAAACAGCAGAAGAAAAAGGCCTCCTTGACTTCAAAG ATTCCGGCTCTGGCTGTGGAGATGCCTGGCTCAGCAGATATCTCAGGGCTAAACCTGCAGTTTGGGGCATTGCAGTTTGGGTCAGAGCCCGTCCTTTCCGATTATGAGTCCACCCCCACCACGAGCGCCTCTTCAAGCCAGGCTCCAAGTAGCCTCTATACCAGCACGGCCAG TGAATCTTCATCCACAATTTCATCTAACCAGAGTCAGGAGTCCGGTTATCAGAGCGGTCCAATTCAGTCGACAACCTATACCTCCCAAAATAATGCTCAGGGTCCTCTGTATGAACAGAGGTCCACACAGACTCGACGGTACCCCAGCTCCATCTcctcatcaccccaaaaggaccTGACTCAGGCAAAG AATGGCTTCAGCTCTGTGCAGGCCACGCAGTTACAGACCACGCAATCTGTTGAAG GTGCTACAGGCGCTGCAGTGAAATCTGACTCACCTTCTACTTCTGGCATCCCCCCTCTCAGCGAAACGGTGTCTGCGGCTTCCTTACTGACAACAGCCAGTCAACACTCATCCTCCCTGGGTGGCTTGAGCCACGGTGAGGAGAGTCCGAATGCTACCACCACACAACACAGCAG CACGTTATCCACACAGCAGAATACCCTTTCATCATCCACATCTTCTGGGCGCACTTCTACATCCACTCTTTTG CACACAAGCGTGGACAGTGAGGCGAACCTCCATTCTTCCTCCAGCACTTTCTCCACCACGTCCAGCACGGTTTCTGCGCCTCCCCCAGTGGTCAGTGTCTCTTCTAGTCTCAGCAGCGGGAGCAGCTTGGGCCTCAGCCTCAGCAGCAACTCCACCGTCACAGCCTCGACTAGGAGCTCAGTTGCTACAACTTCAG gaaAAGCTCCTCCCAACCTCCCTCCTGGGGTCCCGCCATTGTTGCCTAATCCGTACATTATGGCTCCAGGGCTGTTACATGCCTACCCG CCACAAGTATATGGTTATGATGACTTACAGATGCTTCAGACAAGATTTCCCTTG GATTACTACAGCATCCCATTTCCCACGCCCACCACTCCGCTGACTGGGAGGGATGGTAGCCTGGCCAGCAACCCTTACTCTG GTGACCTCACAAAGTTTGGCCGTGGGGATGCCTCCTCCCCGGCCCCGGCCACAACCTTGGCCCAACCCCAACAGAACCAGACTCAAACTCACCACACCACGCAGCAGACATTCCTGAACCCGGCGCTGCCTCCTGGCTACAGTTATACCAGCCTGCCATACTACACAGGGGTTCCGGGCCTCCCCAGCACCTTCCAGTATgggcctgctgtgttccct GTGGCTCCTACCTCTTCCAAGCAGCATGGTGTGAATGTCAGTGTGAATGCATCGGCCACCCCTTTTCAACAGCCAAGTGGATATGGGTCTCACGGATACAACACTG
- the UBAP2L gene encoding ubiquitin-associated protein 2-like isoform X16, with product MMTSVGTNRARGNWEQPQNQNQTQHKQRPQATAEQIRLAQMISDHNDADFEEKVKQLIDITGKNQDECVIALHDCNGDVNRAINVLLEGNPDTHSWEMVGKKKGVSGQKDGGQTESNEEGKENRDRDRDYSRRRGGPPRRGRGASRGREFRGQENGLDGTKSGGPSGRGTERGRRGRGRGRGGSGRRGGRFSAQGMGTFNPADYAEPANTDDNYGNNSGNTWNNTGHFEPDDGTSAWRTATEEWGTEDWNEDLSETKIFTASNVSSVPLPAENVTITAGQRIDLAVLLGKTPSSVENDSSNLDPSQAPSLAQPLVFSNSKQSAITQPTSGNTFSHHSMVSMLGKGFGDVGEAKGGSTTGSQFLEQFKTAQALAQLAAQHSQSGTTTTSSWDMGSASQSPSLVQYDLKNPNDSTVHSPFTKRQAFTPSSTMMEVFLQEKPPAVVTSTAAPPPPSSPLPSKSTSAPQMSPGSSDNQSSSPQPAQQKLKQQKKKASLTSKIPALAVEMPGSADISGLNLQFGALQFGSEPVLSDYESTPTTSASSSQAPSSLYTSTASESSSTISSNQSQESGYQSGPIQSTTYTSQNNAQGPLYEQRSTQTRRYPSSISSSPQKDLTQAKNGFSSVQATQLQTTQSVEGATGAAVKSDSPSTSGIPPLSETVSAASLLTTASQHSSSLGGLSHGEESPNATTTQHSSTLSTQQNTLSSSTSSGRTSTSTLLHTSVDSEANLHSSSSTFSTTSSTVSAPPPVVSVSSSLSSGSSLGLSLSSNSTVTASTRSSVATTSGKAPPNLPPGVPPLLPNPYIMAPGLLHAYPPQVYGYDDLQMLQTRFPLDYYSIPFPTPTTPLTGRDGSLASNPYSGDLTKFGRGDASSPAPATTLAQPQQNQTQTHHTTQQTFLNPALPPGYSYTSLPYYTGVPGLPSTFQYGPAVFPVAPTSSKQHGVNVSVNASATPFQQPSGYGSHGYNTGRKYPPPYKHFWTAES from the exons ATGATGACATCGGTGGGCACTAACCGAGCCCGGGGAAACTGGGAACAAcctcaaaaccaaaaccagacacaGCACAAGCAGCGGCCACAG GCCACTGCAGAACAAATTCGACTTGCACAGATGATTTCAGACCATAATGATGCTGACTTTGAGGAAAAGGTGAAACAA ttgatTGATATCACAGGCAAGAACCAGGATGAATGTGTCATTGCTTTGCATGACTGCAATGGAGATGTCAACAGAGCCATCAATGTCCTACTGGAAGGAAACCCAGATACG CATTCGTGGGAGATGGTCGGGAAGAAGAAGGGAGTCTCAGGACAGAAGGATGGTGGCCAAACGGAATCCAACGAGGAAGGCAAAGAAAATCGAGACCGTGACAGAGACTATAGTCGGCGACGTGGTGGGCCACCAAGACGAGGGAGAGGTGCCAGCCGTGGACGAGAGT ttcgGGGTCAGGAAAATGGATTAGATGGTACCAAGAGTGGTGGGCCTTctggaagaggcacagaaagaggcagaagaggaCGTGGCCGAGGCAGAG gTGGCTCTGGTAGACGAGGAGGAAGGTTTTCTGCTCAAGGAATGGG aacctTTAACCCAGCTGATTATGCAGAGCCGGCCAATACTGATGATAACTATGGCAATAATAGCGGCAATACGTGGAACAACACTGGCCACTTCGAACCAGATGATGGGACGA GTGCATGGAGGACTGCAACAGAGGAGTGGGGAACTGAAGATTGGAATGAAGAT CTTTCTGAGACCAAGATCTTCACTGCCTCTAATGTGTCTTCAGTACCTCTGCCTGCGGAGAATGTGACAATCACTGCTGGTCAGAG AATTGACCTTGCTGTTTTGTTGGGGAAGACTCCATCTTCCGTGGAGAATGATTCATCTAATCTGGATCCATCTCAGGCTCCTTCTCTTGCCCAGCCTCTGGTATTCAGTAATTCGAAGCAGAGTGCCATAACACAGCCTACTTCTGGAAACACGTTTTCTCATCACAGTATG GTGAGCATGTTAGGGAAAGGATTTGGTGATGTCGGCGAAGCCAAAGGTGGCAGCACCACGGGCTCGCAGTTCTTGGAGCAGTTCAAGACTGCTCAGGCCCTGGCCCAGTTGGCGGCACAGCATTCTCAGTCTGgaaccaccaccacctcctcttgGGACATGGGCTCCGCCTCACAATCCCCATCGCTGGTGCAGTACG ATTTGAAAAACCCAAATGATTCAACAGTACACAGCCCCTTTACCAAACGCCAGGCTTTCACCCCATCTTCAACCATGATGGAAGTATTCCTTCAGGAGAAGCCACCCGCAGTGGTTACCTCCACAGCCGCACCTCCACccccctcttctcctctgccAAGCAAATCCACCTCGGCCCCACAGATGTCTCCTGGGTCTTCAGACAACCAGTCCTCTAGCCCTCAGCCGGCTCAGCAAAAATTGAAACAGCAGAAGAAAAAGGCCTCCTTGACTTCAAAG ATTCCGGCTCTGGCTGTGGAGATGCCTGGCTCAGCAGATATCTCAGGGCTAAACCTGCAGTTTGGGGCATTGCAGTTTGGGTCAGAGCCCGTCCTTTCCGATTATGAGTCCACCCCCACCACGAGCGCCTCTTCAAGCCAGGCTCCAAGTAGCCTCTATACCAGCACGGCCAG TGAATCTTCATCCACAATTTCATCTAACCAGAGTCAGGAGTCCGGTTATCAGAGCGGTCCAATTCAGTCGACAACCTATACCTCCCAAAATAATGCTCAGGGTCCTCTGTATGAACAGAGGTCCACACAGACTCGACGGTACCCCAGCTCCATCTcctcatcaccccaaaaggaccTGACTCAGGCAAAG AATGGCTTCAGCTCTGTGCAGGCCACGCAGTTACAGACCACGCAATCTGTTGAAG GTGCTACAGGCGCTGCAGTGAAATCTGACTCACCTTCTACTTCTGGCATCCCCCCTCTCAGCGAAACGGTGTCTGCGGCTTCCTTACTGACAACAGCCAGTCAACACTCATCCTCCCTGGGTGGCTTGAGCCACGGTGAGGAGAGTCCGAATGCTACCACCACACAACACAGCAG CACGTTATCCACACAGCAGAATACCCTTTCATCATCCACATCTTCTGGGCGCACTTCTACATCCACTCTTTTG CACACAAGCGTGGACAGTGAGGCGAACCTCCATTCTTCCTCCAGCACTTTCTCCACCACGTCCAGCACGGTTTCTGCGCCTCCCCCAGTGGTCAGTGTCTCTTCTAGTCTCAGCAGCGGGAGCAGCTTGGGCCTCAGCCTCAGCAGCAACTCCACCGTCACAGCCTCGACTAGGAGCTCAGTTGCTACAACTTCAG gaaAAGCTCCTCCCAACCTCCCTCCTGGGGTCCCGCCATTGTTGCCTAATCCGTACATTATGGCTCCAGGGCTGTTACATGCCTACCCG CCACAAGTATATGGTTATGATGACTTACAGATGCTTCAGACAAGATTTCCCTTG GATTACTACAGCATCCCATTTCCCACGCCCACCACTCCGCTGACTGGGAGGGATGGTAGCCTGGCCAGCAACCCTTACTCTG GTGACCTCACAAAGTTTGGCCGTGGGGATGCCTCCTCCCCGGCCCCGGCCACAACCTTGGCCCAACCCCAACAGAACCAGACTCAAACTCACCACACCACGCAGCAGACATTCCTGAACCCGGCGCTGCCTCCTGGCTACAGTTATACCAGCCTGCCATACTACACAGGGGTTCCGGGCCTCCCCAGCACCTTCCAGTATgggcctgctgtgttccct GTGGCTCCTACCTCTTCCAAGCAGCATGGTGTGAATGTCAGTGTGAATGCATCGGCCACCCCTTTTCAACAGCCAAGTGGATATGGGTCTCACGGATACAACACTG
- the UBAP2L gene encoding ubiquitin-associated protein 2-like isoform X14 yields MMTSVGTNRARGNWEQPQNQNQTQHKQRPQATAEQIRLAQMISDHNDADFEEKVKQLIDITGKNQDECVIALHDCNGDVNRAINVLLEGNPDTHSWEMVGKKKGVSGQKDGGQTESNEEGKENRDRDRDYSRRRGGPPRRGRGASRGRECMHGALTKPAVVRGQENGLDGTKSGGPSGRGTERGRRGRGRGRGGSGRRGGRFSAQGMGTFNPADYAEPANTDDNYGNNSGNTWNNTGHFEPDDGTRLDFIGVEGSNYPRKFETAPGAWRTATEEWGTEDWNEDLSETKIFTASNVSSVPLPAENVTITAGQRIDLAVLLGKTPSSVENDSSNLDPSQAPSLAQPLVFSNSKQSAITQPTSGNTFSHHSMVSMLGKGFGDVGEAKGGSTTGSQFLEQFKTAQALAQLAAQHSQSGTTTTSSWDMGSASQSPSLVQYDLKNPNDSTVHSPFTKRQAFTPSSTMMEVFLQEKPPAVVTSTAAPPPPSSPLPSKSTSAPQMSPGSSDNQSSSPQPAQQKLKQQKKKASLTSKIPALAVEMPGSADISGLNLQFGALQFGSEPVLSDYESTPTTSASSSQAPSSLYTSTASESSSTISSNQSQESGYQSGPIQSTTYTSQNNAQGPLYEQRSTQTRRYPSSISSSPQKDLTQAKNGFSSVQATQLQTTQSVEGATGAAVKSDSPSTSGIPPLSETVSAASLLTTASQHSSSLGGLSHGEESPNATTTQHSSTLSTQQNTLSSSTSSGRTSTSTLLHTSVDSEANLHSSSSTFSTTSSTVSAPPPVVSVSSSLSSGSSLGLSLSSNSTVTASTRSSVATTSGKAPPNLPPGVPPLLPNPYIMAPGLLHAYPPQVYGYDDLQMLQTRFPLDYYSIPFPTPTTPLTGRDGSLASNPYSGDLTKFGRGDASSPAPATTLAQPQQNQTQTHHTTQQTFLNPALPPGYSYTSLPYYTGVPGLPSTFQYGPAVFPVAPTSSKQHGVNVSVNASATPFQQPSGYGSHGYNTGRKYPPPYKHFWTAES; encoded by the exons ATGATGACATCGGTGGGCACTAACCGAGCCCGGGGAAACTGGGAACAAcctcaaaaccaaaaccagacacaGCACAAGCAGCGGCCACAG GCCACTGCAGAACAAATTCGACTTGCACAGATGATTTCAGACCATAATGATGCTGACTTTGAGGAAAAGGTGAAACAA ttgatTGATATCACAGGCAAGAACCAGGATGAATGTGTCATTGCTTTGCATGACTGCAATGGAGATGTCAACAGAGCCATCAATGTCCTACTGGAAGGAAACCCAGATACG CATTCGTGGGAGATGGTCGGGAAGAAGAAGGGAGTCTCAGGACAGAAGGATGGTGGCCAAACGGAATCCAACGAGGAAGGCAAAGAAAATCGAGACCGTGACAGAGACTATAGTCGGCGACGTGGTGGGCCACCAAGACGAGGGAGAGGTGCCAGCCGTGGACGAGAGTGTATGCATGGGGCTTTAACAAAACCAGCTGTGG ttcgGGGTCAGGAAAATGGATTAGATGGTACCAAGAGTGGTGGGCCTTctggaagaggcacagaaagaggcagaagaggaCGTGGCCGAGGCAGAG gTGGCTCTGGTAGACGAGGAGGAAGGTTTTCTGCTCAAGGAATGGG aacctTTAACCCAGCTGATTATGCAGAGCCGGCCAATACTGATGATAACTATGGCAATAATAGCGGCAATACGTGGAACAACACTGGCCACTTCGAACCAGATGATGGGACGA gaCTTGATTTCATTGGGGTTGAGGGGTCAAATTATCCCCGAAAATTTGAGACTGCTCCTG GTGCATGGAGGACTGCAACAGAGGAGTGGGGAACTGAAGATTGGAATGAAGAT CTTTCTGAGACCAAGATCTTCACTGCCTCTAATGTGTCTTCAGTACCTCTGCCTGCGGAGAATGTGACAATCACTGCTGGTCAGAG AATTGACCTTGCTGTTTTGTTGGGGAAGACTCCATCTTCCGTGGAGAATGATTCATCTAATCTGGATCCATCTCAGGCTCCTTCTCTTGCCCAGCCTCTGGTATTCAGTAATTCGAAGCAGAGTGCCATAACACAGCCTACTTCTGGAAACACGTTTTCTCATCACAGTATG GTGAGCATGTTAGGGAAAGGATTTGGTGATGTCGGCGAAGCCAAAGGTGGCAGCACCACGGGCTCGCAGTTCTTGGAGCAGTTCAAGACTGCTCAGGCCCTGGCCCAGTTGGCGGCACAGCATTCTCAGTCTGgaaccaccaccacctcctcttgGGACATGGGCTCCGCCTCACAATCCCCATCGCTGGTGCAGTACG ATTTGAAAAACCCAAATGATTCAACAGTACACAGCCCCTTTACCAAACGCCAGGCTTTCACCCCATCTTCAACCATGATGGAAGTATTCCTTCAGGAGAAGCCACCCGCAGTGGTTACCTCCACAGCCGCACCTCCACccccctcttctcctctgccAAGCAAATCCACCTCGGCCCCACAGATGTCTCCTGGGTCTTCAGACAACCAGTCCTCTAGCCCTCAGCCGGCTCAGCAAAAATTGAAACAGCAGAAGAAAAAGGCCTCCTTGACTTCAAAG ATTCCGGCTCTGGCTGTGGAGATGCCTGGCTCAGCAGATATCTCAGGGCTAAACCTGCAGTTTGGGGCATTGCAGTTTGGGTCAGAGCCCGTCCTTTCCGATTATGAGTCCACCCCCACCACGAGCGCCTCTTCAAGCCAGGCTCCAAGTAGCCTCTATACCAGCACGGCCAG TGAATCTTCATCCACAATTTCATCTAACCAGAGTCAGGAGTCCGGTTATCAGAGCGGTCCAATTCAGTCGACAACCTATACCTCCCAAAATAATGCTCAGGGTCCTCTGTATGAACAGAGGTCCACACAGACTCGACGGTACCCCAGCTCCATCTcctcatcaccccaaaaggaccTGACTCAGGCAAAG AATGGCTTCAGCTCTGTGCAGGCCACGCAGTTACAGACCACGCAATCTGTTGAAG GTGCTACAGGCGCTGCAGTGAAATCTGACTCACCTTCTACTTCTGGCATCCCCCCTCTCAGCGAAACGGTGTCTGCGGCTTCCTTACTGACAACAGCCAGTCAACACTCATCCTCCCTGGGTGGCTTGAGCCACGGTGAGGAGAGTCCGAATGCTACCACCACACAACACAGCAG CACGTTATCCACACAGCAGAATACCCTTTCATCATCCACATCTTCTGGGCGCACTTCTACATCCACTCTTTTG CACACAAGCGTGGACAGTGAGGCGAACCTCCATTCTTCCTCCAGCACTTTCTCCACCACGTCCAGCACGGTTTCTGCGCCTCCCCCAGTGGTCAGTGTCTCTTCTAGTCTCAGCAGCGGGAGCAGCTTGGGCCTCAGCCTCAGCAGCAACTCCACCGTCACAGCCTCGACTAGGAGCTCAGTTGCTACAACTTCAG gaaAAGCTCCTCCCAACCTCCCTCCTGGGGTCCCGCCATTGTTGCCTAATCCGTACATTATGGCTCCAGGGCTGTTACATGCCTACCCG CCACAAGTATATGGTTATGATGACTTACAGATGCTTCAGACAAGATTTCCCTTG GATTACTACAGCATCCCATTTCCCACGCCCACCACTCCGCTGACTGGGAGGGATGGTAGCCTGGCCAGCAACCCTTACTCTG GTGACCTCACAAAGTTTGGCCGTGGGGATGCCTCCTCCCCGGCCCCGGCCACAACCTTGGCCCAACCCCAACAGAACCAGACTCAAACTCACCACACCACGCAGCAGACATTCCTGAACCCGGCGCTGCCTCCTGGCTACAGTTATACCAGCCTGCCATACTACACAGGGGTTCCGGGCCTCCCCAGCACCTTCCAGTATgggcctgctgtgttccct GTGGCTCCTACCTCTTCCAAGCAGCATGGTGTGAATGTCAGTGTGAATGCATCGGCCACCCCTTTTCAACAGCCAAGTGGATATGGGTCTCACGGATACAACACTG
- the C8H1orf43 gene encoding protein C1orf43 homolog — MASGSNWLSGVNVVLVMAYGSLVFVLLFIFVKRQIMRFAMKSRRGPHVPVGHNAPKDLKEEIDIRLSRVQDIKYEPQLLTDGDARLLQLETQGNENCYNYLYRMKALDAIRASEIPFHAEGRHPRSLMGKNFRSYLLDLRNTSTPFKGVRKALIDTLLDGYETARYGTGVFGQSEYLRYQEALSELATVVKARSGSSQRQHQSAAKDLTQSPEVSPTTIQVTYLPSSQKSKRAKHFLELKSFKDNYNTLESTL, encoded by the exons ATGGCGTCCGGCAGTAACTGGCTGTCCGGGGTGAATGTCGTGCTGGTGATGGCCTACGGGAGCCTG GTGTTTGTCctgctatttatttttgtgaagaggCAAATCATGCGCTTTGCAATGAAATCCCGAAGGGGACCTCATGTCCCTGTGGGACACAATGCCCCCAAG GACTTAAAAGAGGAGATTGATATCCGGCTATCCAGGGTTCAAGATATCAAGTATGAACCTCAGCTCCTTACAGATGGTGATGCAAGACTGCTACAGCTAGAAACCCAGGGAAATGAGA ATTGCTACAACTATCTATACAGGATGAAAGCTCTGGATGCCATCCGTGCCTCTG AGATACCATTTCATGCCGAAGGCAGACATCCCCGTTCCTTAATGGGCAAGAATTTCCGCTCCTATCTGCTAGATCTTCGGAACACTAGTACTCCTTTTAAGGGTGTTCGCAAGGCCCTCATTGATACCTTGCTGGATGGCTATGAGACAGCCCGCTATGGGACAGGG gTCTTTGGCCAGAGTGAGTACCTTCGCTACCAGGAGGCCCTGAGTGAGCTGGCCACTGT GGTCAAAGCACGAAGTGGGAGCTCTCAGAGACAGCACCAGTCGGCAGCCAAAGACCTAACCCAGTCTCCTGAAGTCTCCCCAACAACCATCCAGGTGACATACCTCCCCTCCAGTCAGAAGAGTAAACGTGCCAAGCACTTCCTTGAACTGAAGAGCTTTAAGGACAACTATAACACACTGGAAAGTACTCTGTGA